The Drosophila biarmipes strain raj3 chromosome 2L, RU_DBia_V1.1, whole genome shotgun sequence genome has a window encoding:
- the LOC108032688 gene encoding uncharacterized protein LOC108032688, with protein sequence MSVSHNYDQMSRATITTTTATKRPRKTQNKMTLGNRRLTELSWLTVVLTALLQFASLANGLQTVSESAVDNTICLYQEHNTTYRKEIGAVWFASNDPCLVYSCAAGVAKDPQAHIVVTQVDCNEFYCEVGSELRSVEGSCCGECVRTHCQHNHTLYAVGESWHNDADCTLIECGRLDNGQIVMNTYKRNCPELTEECPPSRLEERNCCPYCRPLQTARIEELQDTEEEGTDDVWPAEWYRNHPCNRDCQVGAEPMTCRYNFVVEWYQTFSKACYDCPRNLTDCSRPHCVMGDGLERSITVVNRMMPGPSIEVCEGDQIVVDVKNHMLGESTSIHWHGLHQKKTPYMDGVPHITQCPITPHATFRYSFPADLSGTHFWHSHTGMQRGDGVFGALIIRKPKTAEPHGGLYDFDLSEHVMIVQDWIHDSGANIFSYHHHSRGDNKPHNLLINGKGRYYNRIWAEAKQTHRRAEERTTQPVEPLPKSQVDFVQTLPRQARLAKANTTKLFPVNSRKKRGNLNEIPLELVPHQVYTVRRGFRYRFRIINAEYLNCPIVVSVDGHNLTAINSDGFDIEAMDVGSIVTYSGERFDFVLNANLEVGNYWIRLKGLMDCSEVFTSAFQVGILRYEGAPDEEPTAELSYGHKAEGIELNVMNRGPGYPDTKTVAEMRALPIYDHVSGIDHDTLKPEADYKFFIYYDFYTKNNPDFHDKDLYAMDMEMTQQNRLYTPQLNHITLDFPSLALLPSRSQLKDSDFCNETSLMEQGIDCRKEFCKCHHVLQVPLGAVVEMIIVDEGFQYYANHPFHLHGNAFRVMGLERLGENVTIEMIKQLDQFNLLKRNLDNPPVKDTVTIPDGGYTIIRFEASNPGYWLFHCHIEFHAEIGMALVFKVGDDDEMVPVPENFPTCGDYNPDLRSDAGSAEDLGPSKPTTGTPPNAGDGVSGLAPTWMTLMIGFMLVKIYR encoded by the exons ATGAGCGTAAGCCATAATTATGACCAAATGAGCCGGgccacaataacaacaacaacagcaacaaaaagaCCAAGAAAAACCCAAAACAAAATGACACTTGGCAACAGAAGATTAACAGAACTATCATGGCTAACAGTCGTCTTAACAGCGTTGCTACAGTTTGCGAGTCTCGCCAATGGCTTACAAACTGTTAGCGAATCAGCAG ttgaCAACACCATCTGTCTGTACCAGGAGCACAATACCACTTACCGCAAGGAGATCGGAGCCGTGTGGTTTGCCTCCAATGATCCTTGTTTGGTATATTCCTGTGCAGCTGGCGTGGCCAAGGATCCTCAGGCTCATATTGTGGTGACCCAAGTCGACTGCAATGAGTTCTATTGCGAAGTG GGCTCGGAGCTGCGTAGTGTGGAAGGCAGCTGTTGTGGCGAGTGTGTGAGGACCCACTGTCAGCACAACCACACCCTGTATGCAGTGGGCGAGTCCTGGCACAATGACGCCGACTGCACTCTCATCGAATGCGGACGTCTGGATAATGGACAGATTGTAATGAACACATACAAAAGAAATTGTCCAGAACTGACTGAAGAATGCCCGCCCTCGAGATTAGAGGAGCGAAACTGCTGCCCCTACTGCAGACCCCTCCAAACAGCCAGGATTGAGGAACTCCAGGATACTGAGGAGGAGGGAACAGATGATGTTTGGCCGGCCGAATGGTATCGCAATCACCCCTGCAACCGGGACTGTCAGGTCGGAGCCGAGCCCATGACCTGTCGCTATAACTTTGTGGTGGAATGGTATCAGACCTTTTCGAAGGCCTGCTACGATTGCCCCCGGAATCTCACGGATTGCTCCCGACCCCATTGCGTCATGGGTGATGGCCTAGAACGAAGTATCACCGTGGTGAACCGCATGATGCCGGGGCCATCGATTGAGGTCTGCGAGGGTGATCAGATCGTGGTGGATGTGAAGAATCACATGCTGGGGGAGAGCACCTCCATACACTGGCATGGTCTGCACCAGAAGAAGACTCCCTACATGGATGGTGTCCCTCACATCACCCAGTGTCCGATCACACCCCATGCCACCTTTAGGTACTCCTTTCCCGCTGATCTCTCGGGCACCCACTTCTGGCACTCGCACACTGGAATGCAGCGAGGAGATGGTGTTTTCGGGGCACTGATCATCCGAAAACCCAAGACCGCCGAGCCCCATGGAGGTCTCTATGACTTTGACCTCAGCGAACATGTGATGATTGTCCAGGATTGGATACACGATTCGGGAGCCAATATCTTTTCCTATCATCATCACTCGCGGGGAGATAACAAGCCCCACAATCTGCTAATAAATGGCAAAGGTCGCTATTACAACCGCATTTGGGCGGAGGCCAAGCAAACTCATCGCAGGGCTGAGGAGAGGACCACCCAGCCCGTGGAACCACTGCCCAAATCGCAGGTGGATTTTGTTCAAACCCTGCCACGGCAAGCCCGTCTGGCCAAAGCCAATACCACAAAACTCTTTCCGGTAAACTCCCGGAAAAAGAGGGGTAATCTCAACGAGATACCCCTGGAACTGGTACCCCATCAGGTCTACACAGTTAGAAGGGGCTTCCGCTATCGCTTCCGGATCATAAATGCCGAGTACCTGAACTGCCCCATTGTGGTTTCTGTTGATGGTCACAACCTAACAGCAATCAACTCAGATGGATTCGATATCGAGGCCATGGATGTGGGTTCCATAGTTACCTATTCCGGCGAACGATTCGATTTTGTGCTGAATGCCAATCTTGAGGTGGGAAATTATTGGATTCGGCTGAAGGGTCTGATGGACTGCAGCGAAGTCTTCACCTCCGCCTTTCAAGTAGGCATCCTGCGCTATGAGGGAGCTCCTGATGAAGAGCCCACGGCGGAGTTGAGCTATGGCCACAAAGCAGAGGGTATCGAATTGAACGTAATGAATCGCGGTCCTGGCTATCCGGACACCAAAACCGTAGCGGAAATGAGGGCTCTGCCCATCTATGATCATGTGTCGGGCATCGATCACGATACCCTCAAGCCAGAGGCTGACTACAAGTTCTTTATCTACTATGACTTTTATACCAAGAACAATCCCGACTTCCACGACAAGGATCTCTATGCCATGGACATGGAGATGACCCAGCAGAACCGACTTTACACCCCGCAATTGAACCACATTACCTTGGACTTCCCCTCGCTGGCTCTTCTTCCCTCAAGGAGTCAGCTCAAGGACTCCGACTTCTGTAACGAAACAAGTCTGATGGAACAGGGCATCGATTGCCGCAAGGAGTTCTGCAAGTGCCACCATGTGCTCCAGGTTCCTTTGGGCGCCGTAGTGGAGATGATCATAGTGGATGAGGGTTTCCAGTACTATGCCAACCATCCCTTCCACTTGCATGGAAACGCCTTCAGAGTCATGGGATTGGAGCGATTGGGAGAGAATGTCACCATTGAAATG ATCAAACAACTGGATCAATTCAATTTGCTGAAACGGAATCTGGACAATCCACCCGTTAAGGACACAGTCACTATTCCAGATGGTGGCTATACCATCATCAGATTCGAGGCCTCCAATCCCGGATATTGGCTATTCCACTGCCACATCGAGTTTCATGCGGAGATTGGCATGGCCTTGGTTTTCAAAGTGGGTGATGACGATGAAATGGTACCAGTGCCCGAGAATTTCCCCACATGCGGTGATTATAACCCGGACTTGAGGTCTGATGCAGGAAGTGCAGAAGATTTGGGACCTAGCAAGCCAACAACAGGAACTCCTCCGAATGCTGGAGACGGCGTATCGGGCTTGGCACCCACTTGGATGACTCTGATGATTGGCTTTATGCTGGTGAAAATCTATCGATAA